Proteins from a genomic interval of Pithys albifrons albifrons isolate INPA30051 chromosome 15, PitAlb_v1, whole genome shotgun sequence:
- the DUSP1 gene encoding dual specificity protein phosphatase 1 isoform X2, with amino-acid sequence MVNLRVCALECEALRALLQERGAQCLVLDCRSFFSFNAAHIRGSCNVRLSTIVRRRAKGALALEHVVPNEELRARLRQGLFHTVVLLDERSADLDAPKRDSTMLLALGTLCREARGARICFLKGGYEAFASACSELCTKPAAPAGLSLPLSASPAPGSADSGCSSCGTPLYDQGGPVEILPFLYLGSAYHASRKDMLDALGITALINVSANCPNHFEGHYQYKSIPVEDNHKADISSWFNEAIDFIDSVKNDGGRVFVHCQAGISRSATICLAYLMRTNRVKLDEAFEFVKQRRSIISPNFSFMGQLLQFESQVLAPNCSAEAGSPAMAVLDRGASTTTVFNFPVSIPVHTPSSALSYLQSPITTSPSC; translated from the exons ATGGTGAACCTGCGGGTGTGCGCGCTGGAGTGCGAGGCGCTGCGGGCGCTGCTGCAGGAGCGCGGCGCGCAGTGCCTCGTCCTCGACTGTcgctccttcttctccttcaaCGCCGCGCACATCCGCGGCTCCTGCAATGTCCGCCTCAGCACCATTGTCCGCCGCCGCGCCAAGGGCGCGCTGGCGCTGGAGCACGTCGTGCCCAACGAGGAGCTCCGCGCCCGGCTGCGCCAGGGGCTGTTCCACACCGTGGTGCTGCTGGACGAACGCAGCGCCGACCTGGATGCGCCCAAACGCGACAGCACGATGCTGCTGGCGCTCGGCACCCTCTGCAGGGAGGCCCGCGGAGCCCGCATCTGCTTCCTCAAGG GAGGTTACGAAGCCTTCGCGTCCGCCTGCTCCGAGCTCTGCACCAAGCCAGCCGCCCCCGCCGGGCTCAGCCTGCCCCTGAGCGCCAGTCCCGCGCCCGGCAGCGCCGACTCGGGATGCAGCTCCTGCGGGACCCCGCTGTACGACCAG GGCGGGCCGGTGGAAATCCTGCCGTTCCTGTACTTGGGCAGCGCGTACCACGCCTCCCGAAAAGACATGCTGGACGCTTTGGGGATCACGGCGTTAATCAATGTCTCGGCCAATTGCCCCAACCACTTCGAAGGGCACTACCAATATAAAAGTATCCCCGTGGAGGACAACCACAAGGCGGATATCAGCTCCTGGTTTAACGAGGCGATTGATTTCATAG ACTCTGTTAAAAACGATGGAGGAAGGGTATTTGtgcactgccaggctggcatCTCCCGATCAGCAACCATCTGCCTTGCTTATCTCATGAGGACCAACAGAGTCAAACTGGATGAAGCATTTGAGTTTGTCAAGCAGAGGAGAAGCATCATCTCCCCAAACTTCAGCTTCATGGGTCAGCTGCTTCAGTTTGAGTCGCAGGTTCTTGCCCCCAACTGCTCAGCAGAAGCCGGGAGCCCTGCTATGGCAGTACTGGACAGAGGAGCCTCCACCACCACAGTCTTTAACTTCCCAGTCTCCATCCCTGTTCACACCCCATCCAGTGCTTTAAGCTACCTTCAGAGCCCCATCACTACTTCCCCAAGCTGCTGA
- the DUSP1 gene encoding dual specificity protein phosphatase 1 isoform X1, with amino-acid sequence MVNLRVCALECEALRALLQERGAQCLVLDCRSFFSFNAAHIRGSCNVRLSTIVRRRAKGALALEHVVPNEELRARLRQGLFHTVVLLDERSADLDAPKRDSTMLLALGTLCREARGARICFLKGEWPRGARGDGGGRAGAPRSAPGRAALTPRPSPRSAPAGGYEAFASACSELCTKPAAPAGLSLPLSASPAPGSADSGCSSCGTPLYDQGGPVEILPFLYLGSAYHASRKDMLDALGITALINVSANCPNHFEGHYQYKSIPVEDNHKADISSWFNEAIDFIDSVKNDGGRVFVHCQAGISRSATICLAYLMRTNRVKLDEAFEFVKQRRSIISPNFSFMGQLLQFESQVLAPNCSAEAGSPAMAVLDRGASTTTVFNFPVSIPVHTPSSALSYLQSPITTSPSC; translated from the exons ATGGTGAACCTGCGGGTGTGCGCGCTGGAGTGCGAGGCGCTGCGGGCGCTGCTGCAGGAGCGCGGCGCGCAGTGCCTCGTCCTCGACTGTcgctccttcttctccttcaaCGCCGCGCACATCCGCGGCTCCTGCAATGTCCGCCTCAGCACCATTGTCCGCCGCCGCGCCAAGGGCGCGCTGGCGCTGGAGCACGTCGTGCCCAACGAGGAGCTCCGCGCCCGGCTGCGCCAGGGGCTGTTCCACACCGTGGTGCTGCTGGACGAACGCAGCGCCGACCTGGATGCGCCCAAACGCGACAGCACGATGCTGCTGGCGCTCGGCACCCTCTGCAGGGAGGCCCGCGGAGCCCGCATCTGCTTCCTCAAGGGTGAGTGGCCCCGCGGCGCCAGAGGGGACGGGGGGGGACGGGCCGGGGCGCCCCGCTCTGCCCCCGGCCGTGCGGCGCTCACCCCGCGCCCCTCTCCCCGCTCTGCCCCCGCAGGAGGTTACGAAGCCTTCGCGTCCGCCTGCTCCGAGCTCTGCACCAAGCCAGCCGCCCCCGCCGGGCTCAGCCTGCCCCTGAGCGCCAGTCCCGCGCCCGGCAGCGCCGACTCGGGATGCAGCTCCTGCGGGACCCCGCTGTACGACCAG GGCGGGCCGGTGGAAATCCTGCCGTTCCTGTACTTGGGCAGCGCGTACCACGCCTCCCGAAAAGACATGCTGGACGCTTTGGGGATCACGGCGTTAATCAATGTCTCGGCCAATTGCCCCAACCACTTCGAAGGGCACTACCAATATAAAAGTATCCCCGTGGAGGACAACCACAAGGCGGATATCAGCTCCTGGTTTAACGAGGCGATTGATTTCATAG ACTCTGTTAAAAACGATGGAGGAAGGGTATTTGtgcactgccaggctggcatCTCCCGATCAGCAACCATCTGCCTTGCTTATCTCATGAGGACCAACAGAGTCAAACTGGATGAAGCATTTGAGTTTGTCAAGCAGAGGAGAAGCATCATCTCCCCAAACTTCAGCTTCATGGGTCAGCTGCTTCAGTTTGAGTCGCAGGTTCTTGCCCCCAACTGCTCAGCAGAAGCCGGGAGCCCTGCTATGGCAGTACTGGACAGAGGAGCCTCCACCACCACAGTCTTTAACTTCCCAGTCTCCATCCCTGTTCACACCCCATCCAGTGCTTTAAGCTACCTTCAGAGCCCCATCACTACTTCCCCAAGCTGCTGA